The DNA region GAGCCGACTTCCTGTTCGTCGGCGAGCGACCGAGCGCGCGGGCCGACACAGTTGGGATTCCGTTCCTCGAGGCGGGACCCAAAGACGAACCCGGGGAGGGGATGGGAGGACTGTACCGAATCCTCCAGCGACTCGGTCTCTGCGCGAGTGCGAGCGACCCCGAGGAACCCGAACTCGCCAACGTCTACCTCACCCTGCTGACTCGCTGTCGCGACCCCGAGCGCACGCCGACGGACGAGGAGGTCGTCACCTGCGAACCGTACCTCAACGCCGAGATTCGCATGATAAACCCCGAGATCATCGTCCCCGTGGGCCAGCGCGCGCTCACCGAAATCGGCACCGAATACACGACGACGGCCGCGGACGACCTCGAGATCGAGACCCACCACGCGACGACGATCCGGGGTCGCGGCTTCGAACTCGTGCCCATGCTCGAGCCCGCGGCCCAGACCCAGGCCCAGACCCAGGCCTGGCTCGAGCACTTCGTCGACCTGATGGCGTCCGATTATCGACAGACGAAGGGACGACAGGGGCGCTGACGGGGTCGCCAGAAGGAACAAGTGGAGGCCGCAGACGTCGGGACTGCCGGGACTGATCGCCCGAATTTGGCACGCTGAGCCACACAACGCTTAAATCGGAACCGTTCATAGTCGCGAGTATGCACAAGGACGAACTGCTCGAGCTCCACGACGAACTTGTCGTCATCATGGAGTACTTCTCCGAGCGAGAGCACGTCGACGAGAGCCTCTTCGACGCCTATCACCAACTCGACGTCGACCCCGACGACGTCCACAAATCGAAGAGCGAGCACAAACACGCCGTCTTCGTCCTCGGCAACGCGCTCGCGAACGCGATGAGCGAGGACGAGTTCTCGAGCGCGGGCCGGATCGGCAAGCGCATGAAGGAACTGGCCGACGACGCCGAGTCGAAGATCTAGCTGGGCCTCGAGGCCGACGATAGACCTCCGATTCGCCACCGAACCAGGCGAAACGTATTTACACCGGTTCCCGCTTGTTGAAACATGGATCCGCGCACGCAAGAGCGCGTCGAGCGATGGGACTCCCGTCCGTTTTCCGGCGGCTACGACGGTCTCTCTTCACTCGCCGACGAGGAGTTCTCCGGTGCCGTGACGTCCGGTGGTGCCTGGGCGTTCATGCTCAACGGACGTATCGTCGGCGTCGTCGACGGCGCTCTCGAACAGTTCGACGGAGCGAACGGCACGACGTACGTCGCACCCCATCCCTCGCTCCCGTTGCTGTGTACGATGGACGAACAGGGCGGCGAGACAAGGGCGAAGTACTACACGAACGACACGCCGCTGAGCGAGGTCGACCAGACGCTCCAGGAGGGGTCGTTCACCGGCTACGTCGAACTGAGCGAACAGGTACTCAGCGGCGACTACTACCTCGTGTACTACGGCGGTCGCCGGATGGCCGCGGCCTACATCGGGAACGCACAGCGACTCCTGACCGGCGACGACGCGTTCGAGCGGGCCGACGACGAGGTCGGCATCTACGAGGTCGTCGACGTGGATATCGACATCCATGACGTCCCCGGATCGGCGCCAGCACCAGAGCCAACGTCCGGGGATTCGACAGCACCGGCGGGAGAGTCAGGCGCTGCGAACGGGACAGCCGGTGCGTCCAGTCCGTCGACCGATAGCGAGCGCGACGTCGAAACACAGTCCGAACCGGCCTCCGAGGGGACGAACGATACCCCCGGCGGGATCACGGCGAGTGCGACGACCGAACCGGACCCGGAGCCGGTCGAATCGTCCGGGATCACGGAACCGGCGACCGAAGCCGACGCTCGAGCGACTCCCGGTTCGACCGCCGAGTCCGCCGATTCCGTCGAGCACGACGAACTCGAGGGCACCGAGTCGGCCGACGACGAGTCGGCTGCCGACGCGCAGCCGATGCCCCCAGCGGAGGGTGAGAGGCAATCGAACACGAGTGGCGAGGACGACCGCGGAGACGACGTCGACGCGGCCGGAGCGTCGACCGACGCCGGGTCGGACGCGGCGACGCCCGTGGAGGATGCCGAACCGATGCCGCCGGCCTCGAGCGAGTCGCTCGATCCCGAGGACGTGGAGGCCGCCGCGGAGGAACTCGGTGCTGACGGCGTTCCCTGGGAGGAAACAGACGAGGACGGTGGAGGTGGAAGTGCAGAGGCCCGCGAAGTCCAGGACGCCGACGAACGAAAACCGGACGACCGAGCACCCGAAACCGACAACGAGCCGTCGGAGAGCGATCCGCTCGAGGAACGCTTCAAACAGGAGGAACAATGGCGGGAAACCCGGAACATCCCCTCGATCGACCCGGAGAAGACCTCGCGTCCCGACCGGACGGACGACGGGTCGAAATCGGGATCGAACGCCGAGGGTCGGCGCCGAACGACGGGCGGTCGGTCGCGCCAGCCCGGACCGTCGACTGCCTCGTCGACCCAGGGGTCGAACTCGAGTACGGGTCGTTCGAAACAACAGCGGGACGGGACCGCCAACACGTCGGGACAGGGTCGCGCTCAGTCCAGCACTAGCGCCGCGAGAAACGTCCCCCGGGAGGCCCTCGAGGAGGACATGCTCGAGCGCGAGGACAAGATCGACCGACTCACCCAGCGCGTCGACGAACTCGAGCGAGAGAAGGGGACGCTCGAGGAGCGCCAGCAGGAACTCGCGACCGAGCGCGACCGATACCGGGAGCGCGCCGAGGAACTCTCAGCGACCGTCGATCGATTGCAACAGCGCATCGAGACGCTCGAGACCGAACTCGAGCGGGTTCGAGCGGCTGACGCCGCGGGCGTTCCCGTCGACGGGACCAGCCTCTCACCCCAGGAGGCGTTGTCCAGGACTAACCTGTTCGTCCGGTACGCCTCGAAGAGCCAGCCGACGCTGGCGACGGCCCACGACGAGAACGTGAGTCGCGAGGACGTCGCGGAGAACCTCCGTCTCGAACACCACACGCAGTTCGACGCGAGCGAGGTCGTCGTCGACGGCCAATCGTACGAGGCGTTCCTCGGGTCACGGATCGAGTACCAGTTCGTCGAGTGGCTCGTCGCAACCCTGCCGTTCGAGATCCGCGATACCGGCCACGCGGACGGCCTCGGTGATCTCTACGACGCCCTCCCCCGCATCGATCGAGCCGAACTCGACGCCTCGATCTCCCTCGACGGGGACGACACCGAGGGCGTTCCCGACGAAGTCGCGTTCGACGTCGTCGCTTTCGACAAGATGGGCAACCCGTTGCTCGCGGCCAACCTCGACGGGTCGCGCGACCCCGCCACCCAGACGGATCTCGAGACGCTGGAGGAGTCCGTCTCGGCGGTTAAGGCCAACCACGGCGAACTCGCCGCGGCGTTTTTCGTCACCTCGAGTTTCTTCGAACCGGGCGCCCTCGAGGTGACCGAGCAGGCGACCGGCGGCGGCGGCTTCCTCACGCGAGACTCACGGCTGAGTTACGTGTCGCTGTCGCGAAAACAGGGTGGATATCACCTGTGTCTCGTGGAGTCGCGTTCGGGCGGCTTCCACATGAACGTCCCAGAACTCTAGGCTAGCCTTCGACTTCGGCGACGTCTTCGATCTTCATGCCCTCGAGTTTGTCGACGATCTCGTCGAGTTTTCCGTCGAGTTCGTCGACGAACTCGACCGTCCGCTCGGTCTTGATCGCACCCTGGCTGGAGGGTTCGATGAGGTTCTCTTCTTCGAGTACGCGCAGGGAGTACCGAACCTTGTGGTGGGGGTACCCGGTTTCGTTGGACATCTTGACGATCCCGATCGGTTCGTTCTCGATGACCATCTTCAGGACCTGCAGATGTCGTTCCAGCATATCGACTTCCTTCTCAAGTCGGTCTATCATGGCATTTGTTAACTTGTCTTTGCACCTTTTAAAGATTGCCCTCGAGTCCCGGCAAAATGAACCGTCAGTTGACAGTCCGTCGTGACAGGAGTTAACGTTTCGGGTTCGGGTATCGGGACGAGAGCCGGAGAATACTCGAGCAGATATTCACGACCACCCAGATTTTCTCTTCGAAAAGGAACCACCTATACACGAACGTGGATCGAATGTCGCCTCTCGCGCCCCACAGACCGTAACCGGTTTATCGGCCGGGCAAGAATCCGGCGCCTGTATGACTGTCACAATCGTCGGGTCGCAACTCGGCGACGAGGGCAAAGGCGGCGTCGTCGACCTCTACGGCGACGCTGCTGACGTCGTCGCTCGCTACCAGGGTGGCGACAATGCCGGCCACACCGTCGTTCACGGCGGCGAAACGTACAAACTCTCGCTGGTGCCGTCCGGCGCCGTGCGCGGCAAGACCGGCGTCCTCGGCAACGGCTGCGTCGTCAACCCTGAGACGCTGTTCGACGAACTCGATCAGCTCCGCGAGCGCGGCCTCGAGCCAGACGTTCGCGTCGCCGAGCGCGCGCACGCGATACTCCCGTATCACCGCGTGCTCGATGGCATCGAGGAGGAAGAGAAGGCCGATCTCGCCGCGGGGACGACCAAACGCGGCATCGGCCCCACCTACGAGGACAAGGCGGGCCGTCGCGGCGTCCGCATCGGCGACCTCCTGGACCCCGAGGTCCTGCGTGAGCGCCTCGAGTACGTCGTCCCTCAGAAGCGCGCGCTCGCCGAGGATGTCTTCGGCGTGACGCTCGAGGGCGAGACGGCGGACGCCTTCGACGTCGACCACCTCTTCGAGACCTACCGCGCCTACGGCGAGCGTCTCGAGGACGAGGACATGACCGTCGACTGCGGCACCTTCCTCCAGGAGCGCGTCGACGCGGGCGAGAACGTCCTGCTCGAAGGCGCACAGGGGACGTCGATCGACATCGACCACGGGGTCTACCCCTACGTCACGTCCTCGAACCCGACCGCAGGGGGTGCGACCGTCGGCACCGGACTGGGACCGACCGTCGTCGGCCAGGGCGAGGTCATCGGTATCGTGAAGGCCTACCTCTCCCGGGTGGGCACCGGCCCGCTGCCGACCGAACTCGGCGGCGTCGAGGGCCAGACACCCGGCTACGACGGCGACTCGAGTACTGGAGACAGGGACGAAGAGGAACTCGCGACCTACATCCGCGACGAGGGCGGCGAGTACGGCACCGTCACCGGTCGTCCCCGCCGCGTCGGGTGGCTCGACATCCCCATGTTGCGCCACGCCGCCCGCACGAACGGCTTCACCGGCCTCGCGGTCAACCACATCGACGTCCTCGCCGGACTCGAGGAGGTCGAGGTCGGCCACAGCTACGAGTTCGACGGCGAGGAGATCTTCACTGTCCCGCCGACGACCGAGCAGTGGGCCCGCTGTGAGGCCACCTACCGTACCTTCGACGGCTGGCCGGACGTCGACTGGGCCGCCGTCGCCGAAGAAGGCTACGAGGCCATCCCCGAGAACGCGCGGACGTACCTCGAGTACCTGTCGACGGAACTCGACGCGCCGCTTTACGCCATCGGCGTCGGTCCCGGACGCGAACAGACGGTCGTCATCGAGTCACCCTACGACGAGTAGTGTCGTTAGGGCTGGCCGTTCGATGAATCGAGCCGTTTTCTGGTGCGTTCTCGAGCACGGTCAGGGTCCGTTTCGTCACGGCCCCGGCTCACGCGATCGGATAGGCGAGCAGTAGCTGTTCTTCCGGCCAGTAAAATCGGCCGTCGTAGTAGATCGGGGCTTCGGACTCTGCGAGAAAGTCGGTCACTGATCCGGGATCGACGTCGAACGAGAGTGGATTCGGTTGCAGGCGTTTTTCGTCGTCCCAGTTTGGAACCGCGTACCCACCGACCGGATCGATCGGGAACGGAACGGCCGTTACCCGGAGGGCGTCCGGCTCTCCTCGTGCGTCTCCGTCACTGGCTGTGTACTCATCACCGTCCCCAGTACTGGCTCGACGGCCGCCAGCAGTCAGCACGTAAATCAGGGTTGGCCACCAGCTAGCGACGAACCGATAGCTGCCGTCACCGACGACGGCTCGCGGCTGAGGCTGGGACTCGATGGTGTCGGTTCTGGCCGCACACTGCGTCGCCGTGGCCAGGCTGTGACCGTACAGGAGGAGTTCGCCAACAGTAGTGTCGCTCGAGCGGTCGCCATTGTCGTCGCCATCTTTACTCGCTCCAGCGATCCCGGCGACCCCGCCAACCCCAGCGACGCTCCCGCGCTCGACGAGGTCGACGGCGAGCGATCGAGGACCGTCGATCTGAAACAGCTGGACGTTGTTCTCCGCCAGCGACGCCGGCTCGAGGACGCCGTCACGACAGGGAATACCGGCCTCGGAGCAGTCGCCGACGACATGGAGGAAGTCCACCCCCGTCTCGAAGACGCCGGCGAGTTCCTCGCGAGAGGGGGTCTCGAGTGCCGTCACGGTCGGTGAGAGCACGTCGTCTCGTCGGCGGTAGCGATCGACGACCGATTCTCGTTCCGCGTCCGTGACTTCGTCCGTGAACGCGACGACCACGGCCCGCTGTCGACAGTCGCGTCCGAGGTATTCGAGGCGATTGCGGTAGGCGCCGGGCATCGACGTAAACGCGGCGTCGGTTGGATCCGACGCGGCTCCACCCGACCGGAGACGACCTCGCAACCGGGTAATCACCTCGAAATGCCGTTCATCGCTCGAGGGGGAACCGGCTGCCGATCGAGTTGTCTCGGTCGTATTCGTTGCCTTCGTTGCCTCCGTCGCATCCATCACCTCAGCCGGCTCTGTCGCCTCTGTCGCCTCTTTCGTCGTCTCCGTCGACTCCGCCACCTTCGGAAGCTCGATCGCTGCCATATCGTACAACAGATGGGGCAGCTGAGCGACCGACTCCGGCGACGGCTCGACCGTCATCCGGTACGGCCAGGCGGGAAGCGCCTCCTCGAGCGGCGGCCCTGGAAACGAGAGATAGGCCTCGAGACGCTCCGCGAGCGGCGCTTCGACGCACGGCTCGAGGTCGATTCCGGCCGACTCGAGGATGCCGTGCGCGCGAACGGTCCACTCCGAATCGTCGTACCACGTGGCGAGCATGTCGAGGAAGAAGATGCGCTTCAACAGCGCCGCCGTCTGCCCTTCGAACGCCGGGAGCGGGTCGAACTCGTGGTAGACGTCGACAGCAGGCGCACGAAGGATCGGTGCCGAGTCGTCCTGGACGCGGACGCGAGCCCCCAGATAGTACGCCAGTGGAGCCGCCGGCAAGAGAGCCGAGAGCGAGTCCGGGATCAGGAGTTCGATGCCGGTGTCAGGCGTCGAGGCCTCGACGGCCGCTGGCACGGTCGTCTCAGAACCGAGGCGAATCGTCGGCGGATAGCCCCGGTTGTTCCGGTGGACTCGGTCGACCGACGTCGTCGTAATGGTGGCGCCGAGGTGCGACACGGCCGTTGCAAACCCCGCTGTCGTGGGTTCGACGGTCAACTCGTGGCGTGGGTAGTCCACGTACGTCTTGAAACCGAAGGTGACCGTCGTGGGGTACGGGAACGATATCGTGAGGCCGGATTCCGATCGATACCTGATCGTTCCGGCCCCGTCGAACCAGAGGTGGACATTGATGCTCGATTCGACCGAACACCGGTACTGTCCCTCGGGTAACGAGTACCGGACCGGTCGGTCGGTGCCGACGTCGTCGCGGACAGTGGCCGTCGTTTGCCCGTTCCGTTCGACCTGAAACGAGCCATCGGACCGGGTGACTTTGAGGAAGTTCTGCAGGTCGTACCTGATCTCCGTGACTCGAGCCGTGACTGCCGCGTCGACCTGCTCGTCAATGTCGCGGTCGTCCACGGACGGGTCCCACCCGGTCAGACCAAACAAGAGATCGTTCCCTGCGATGTCGGTTACGTCGAGGGACGAACTGGCGGTGTGGAACGTGACGTCGACGAGGTCGATGTCCGGGTTGGGGTCGACATGGTCGCCGTTCACGCCACTACCCCCGACGTCAACGTGGTAGCCTTTCGGGGAGCTCGAGTGGGTTGGACGGCTCGGACGAACCAAACGAATCGAGTGAACCGAATCACTGCTCATCACCGTTCGATTCCGTCAACGCCGACGAAACTGGTGTTTCAACCGCGGATTCGCTGGTGAGATAGACGCCCGTGAACTCGAATCGTGCCCCACCAGCCGATCCGTCAGTGCACTCGACGCTCCAGCCGTGTTCGTCGGCAATTCGCTCGACGATCGCGAGACCGAGTCCGGTACTTCCGGAGCCCGTACTGTAGCCGGAGTCGAATACGACCTCGCGTTCAGACGGCGGAATGCCCGGACCGTCGTCCTCGACTGCGAACCCGTCGTCGCACGTGCCGACTCGGACGTAGACCGCTGACTCGCCTCGAGTTCCTGGTGGACCATCACCGGATTCTGATTCGGAAAGGACCGAAGCGGTGCCCTGTTTTACGGCATCGTCGGCACGAGACTCGCGCTGATCGAGTGCCGAGCCGTGTTCCACCGAATTCCGGAACAGGTTCTCGAACAACTGGAGCAAGCGTGTCGGGTCCGCATCGACCCAGACACCGCCGTCGTCCAGTTCGAGACGGGCATCTCGAGTGTCGACGTGTTCCCAGGCCTGCTCGGCGACGGTGGACAGTCTAACCAGTTCGAGGTTTCCCGTCTCGTCACCCTTGCGAGCGACCGCCAGCACGTCGTCGATGAGCTGTTCCATTCGGTCGTGAGCCTGCTGGATTGTGGTGACAGCGTCGTGGTCGTCGCCGAGTTCGTCCCGTACGAATCCCAGATAGCCGTTCGCGACGGTGAGGGGATTTCGGAGGTCGTGGCTGACGATGCTCGCGAACTGGTCGAGGCGCTCGTTCTGTCGCTCGAGTTCGCGTTCCCGGACTTTCAGCGCGGTGAGGTCGGTGTAGATCCGGTATCCCCGGGTCGTTTCGTCGTCCGTTGCAATCGGGACCGTTTGGCGCAAGAACGGTCGCGGTCCGGATGGCGTGTTCCTGATGACTTCGGTTTCGGTCTCTCCGTCGGGTGCGTGTTCGATCAGCGGCGTTCGAGTGGGTTCGTCGGCACCGTCACCGGGTGCCTCGAGTACGTCCGCGATCGATTCGCCGACGATCGACTCGGCGTCCCGCCCGAAGACGCGAACGAACGCGGAATTGACGCGCTCGATCCGGTAACGCTCGCCTTCGATTCGGTACTGAACGGCCGCGTCGGAAACGTTCTCGAACAGCGCGGCGAATCGATCGCGTTCGGTCTCCAGCGCCGCCTCGTATTCGACGCTGGTTCGAGCGTTGACCACGATTGCGACGAGCGTCTCGCCGATTTGTCGGTCGAGGTCGGAAAACGCGTCGGGTTCCGACGAGAACGCCTGGAATATGCCGTCGTTGGCGATGGGAACGGAGAGGACCGAGCGAAAGGAGTCACACGTCGGGGCGGCGTTGGTCTCGTCTCGGAGATCGTCGACCAGGATGGTGGCTCCGGTCGCGAGCGTTCGGCCGGCGATGCCGGCGTTCGCCGAGAGCGCCTGGCCGGGAATTAAGTGGTTCGCGTACACTGCCCGGGGGATCAAGCGCTCGTCTCGCTGCGTGCAGATACTCGCGGCTTCGAACGACAGTACGTCCGCGGCCGCGGTCAGCGCGTGTTCGTAGACCGATTCGACGGACGTACTCGCATCGAGCGTCGTCGCAATATCGCCGAGTCGTCCGATGAATTCGACGGTCTTCGAGGCAACCATATTCGAGAGGAGAGAGACCAGCGTTCGCCGCCGTCGTCTCGTTTCATTCTTCGCATCCACTCATATAAATGTTCACGACCGTTAGCCAATCGTCGACACGCGGCCGTTCCCGAAACCTTTTGCTGGATGCGGTCCCCTGTCGAACCATGAACGAGTCGTTGCTGGAGATCCTTTGCTGCCCGCTCGACAAAGACGACCTCGAACTCGAGGACGCCGAGTACGACGACGACGAGATCATCTCGGGATCGCTCGTCTGCACCGGCTGTGGCGAATCGTACCCGATCGAAGACGGCATTCCGAACCTGCTCCCTCCGGACATGCGCGAACAATCGCCGGCATAAGGTGATTTCGTGTCCCGCCACGCGGCCACCGTCACCGTCGATCGAACCGGGTCCGACAGCCTCACCGCCAGCGCCAGCTCGCTCGAGGCGAGCCACCCGTTCGAGATCCAACTCGAGAGCGAGGGTGGGCCGGCACACGTTCACTGCCGCCTGACCGGCGAGCTAACAGGCGCCGCGTCGATCGGGGGGTTGAACGCGGGCAATGGGAACGCTCGAGACGGAAACCACTACGTCGACCCTGATCGACCGACTCCCATCCTGATCGACTTCGATCCGGTGGCGCTCGAGGCGCCGCTCGAGGGATCGATCGTCCTCTCGACGGGGTACGGCGCGACCGAAACGACGCTCGCGGTGACGCTGCTCCCGACGACTCGGTCGGTCGACGTCGACCAGACGCTCGGCGAACCCGCTCGAGAGGAGCCGGAGCCAACGGCGCTCGAGCGCGGCGTCGAACAGCTTCGAGCCGTGAGCGGGCTCGAGCCCGGTACCCTCGGCGTCCTCGCTCTCGCCGTCCTCGCGATTGCGATTGCTTGGTCGACAGCGGCCGTTGTCGGCGGAACCGTCGCGTACGCCAGCGTGTTGATCGTCTCGATCGGCGTCGTCGTCGCGGTCGCCCTGCTGGTCGGACGGCTCGAGCCGCCGGGGTAGAGGGAGAGGGTAGGAGATAGGGCCGCCGACGGCGAACGCACCGACAGCGAAGTCGATAAGCCGCTGCCATCCTAACGACCGAGTATGCAAGCGCTGGTCATCGTGGCACACGGATCGCACCTGAATCCGGA from Natronosalvus rutilus includes:
- a CDS encoding uracil-DNA glycosylase, whose protein sequence is MDANQQSTANPFGMDEACENCPELCAPRTQVVHGYGDVGADFLFVGERPSARADTVGIPFLEAGPKDEPGEGMGGLYRILQRLGLCASASDPEEPELANVYLTLLTRCRDPERTPTDEEVVTCEPYLNAEIRMINPEIIVPVGQRALTEIGTEYTTTAADDLEIETHHATTIRGRGFELVPMLEPAAQTQAQTQAWLEHFVDLMASDYRQTKGRQGR
- a CDS encoding UPF0058 family protein is translated as MHKDELLELHDELVVIMEYFSEREHVDESLFDAYHQLDVDPDDVHKSKSEHKHAVFVLGNALANAMSEDEFSSAGRIGKRMKELADDAESKI
- a CDS encoding DUF7527 domain-containing protein, with protein sequence MDPRTQERVERWDSRPFSGGYDGLSSLADEEFSGAVTSGGAWAFMLNGRIVGVVDGALEQFDGANGTTYVAPHPSLPLLCTMDEQGGETRAKYYTNDTPLSEVDQTLQEGSFTGYVELSEQVLSGDYYLVYYGGRRMAAAYIGNAQRLLTGDDAFERADDEVGIYEVVDVDIDIHDVPGSAPAPEPTSGDSTAPAGESGAANGTAGASSPSTDSERDVETQSEPASEGTNDTPGGITASATTEPDPEPVESSGITEPATEADARATPGSTAESADSVEHDELEGTESADDESAADAQPMPPAEGERQSNTSGEDDRGDDVDAAGASTDAGSDAATPVEDAEPMPPASSESLDPEDVEAAAEELGADGVPWEETDEDGGGGSAEAREVQDADERKPDDRAPETDNEPSESDPLEERFKQEEQWRETRNIPSIDPEKTSRPDRTDDGSKSGSNAEGRRRTTGGRSRQPGPSTASSTQGSNSSTGRSKQQRDGTANTSGQGRAQSSTSAARNVPREALEEDMLEREDKIDRLTQRVDELEREKGTLEERQQELATERDRYRERAEELSATVDRLQQRIETLETELERVRAADAAGVPVDGTSLSPQEALSRTNLFVRYASKSQPTLATAHDENVSREDVAENLRLEHHTQFDASEVVVDGQSYEAFLGSRIEYQFVEWLVATLPFEIRDTGHADGLGDLYDALPRIDRAELDASISLDGDDTEGVPDEVAFDVVAFDKMGNPLLAANLDGSRDPATQTDLETLEESVSAVKANHGELAAAFFVTSSFFEPGALEVTEQATGGGGFLTRDSRLSYVSLSRKQGGYHLCLVESRSGGFHMNVPEL
- a CDS encoding adenylosuccinate synthase, yielding MTVTIVGSQLGDEGKGGVVDLYGDAADVVARYQGGDNAGHTVVHGGETYKLSLVPSGAVRGKTGVLGNGCVVNPETLFDELDQLRERGLEPDVRVAERAHAILPYHRVLDGIEEEEKADLAAGTTKRGIGPTYEDKAGRRGVRIGDLLDPEVLRERLEYVVPQKRALAEDVFGVTLEGETADAFDVDHLFETYRAYGERLEDEDMTVDCGTFLQERVDAGENVLLEGAQGTSIDIDHGVYPYVTSSNPTAGGATVGTGLGPTVVGQGEVIGIVKAYLSRVGTGPLPTELGGVEGQTPGYDGDSSTGDRDEEELATYIRDEGGEYGTVTGRPRRVGWLDIPMLRHAARTNGFTGLAVNHIDVLAGLEEVEVGHSYEFDGEEIFTVPPTTEQWARCEATYRTFDGWPDVDWAAVAEEGYEAIPENARTYLEYLSTELDAPLYAIGVGPGREQTVVIESPYDE
- a CDS encoding GAF domain-containing sensor histidine kinase, which translates into the protein MDAKNETRRRRRTLVSLLSNMVASKTVEFIGRLGDIATTLDASTSVESVYEHALTAAADVLSFEAASICTQRDERLIPRAVYANHLIPGQALSANAGIAGRTLATGATILVDDLRDETNAAPTCDSFRSVLSVPIANDGIFQAFSSEPDAFSDLDRQIGETLVAIVVNARTSVEYEAALETERDRFAALFENVSDAAVQYRIEGERYRIERVNSAFVRVFGRDAESIVGESIADVLEAPGDGADEPTRTPLIEHAPDGETETEVIRNTPSGPRPFLRQTVPIATDDETTRGYRIYTDLTALKVRERELERQNERLDQFASIVSHDLRNPLTVANGYLGFVRDELGDDHDAVTTIQQAHDRMEQLIDDVLAVARKGDETGNLELVRLSTVAEQAWEHVDTRDARLELDDGGVWVDADPTRLLQLFENLFRNSVEHGSALDQRESRADDAVKQGTASVLSESESGDGPPGTRGESAVYVRVGTCDDGFAVEDDGPGIPPSEREVVFDSGYSTGSGSTGLGLAIVERIADEHGWSVECTDGSAGGARFEFTGVYLTSESAVETPVSSALTESNGDEQ
- a CDS encoding methytransferase partner Trm112 produces the protein MNESLLEILCCPLDKDDLELEDAEYDDDEIISGSLVCTGCGESYPIEDGIPNLLPPDMREQSPA
- a CDS encoding DUF7524 family protein → MSRHAATVTVDRTGSDSLTASASSLEASHPFEIQLESEGGPAHVHCRLTGELTGAASIGGLNAGNGNARDGNHYVDPDRPTPILIDFDPVALEAPLEGSIVLSTGYGATETTLAVTLLPTTRSVDVDQTLGEPAREEPEPTALERGVEQLRAVSGLEPGTLGVLALAVLAIAIAWSTAAVVGGTVAYASVLIVSIGVVVAVALLVGRLEPPG